Genomic window (Neorhizobium galegae bv. orientalis str. HAMBI 540):
ATCCCCTCTGCAATTTTTTGCATAATTTAGCAGCAAACCCATTGAGTGCCTCGATAATTTCCAATTATATCATTTGCAGACGCAGAAAATGCGATGTGCCACCGCTTAAACTGCACGAGGTGTATCAATGGAATATATCAACCTAGGTCGAACCGGCCTCAAAGTCTCTCGCCTTGCCCTCGGTTGCATGACCTTCGGTTCGAGCGAATGGGCCCCCTGGGTCCTGGATTTGGAGGACAGTGCCAAGATCCTGAAGCAGGCGGTTGATCTCGGCATCAACTTCTTCGACACGGCCGATATGTACTCGCTCGGTAAGAGCGAGGAGATTACCGGCAAGGTGCTGTTGGACCTTGTTCCGCGCCACAAGCTGGTGATCGCGACAAAACTCTTCCATCCTATGAGCAGCGACATCAACGACCGCAGCCTGTCGCGCAAGCATATCCTCGATGCAGTCGACGGCAGCCTCAGGCGTCTTGGGACTGACTATATCGACCTCTATCAACTGCACCGCTTCGACTACGGCACACCGATCGAGGAAACACTGGACGCGCTGAACGATGTGGTGCGGGCCGGCAAGGTGCGATATCTCGGCGCGTCTTCCATGCATGCCTGGCAATTCATGAAGGCAATCGGGTTGCAGCGGCAAAATGGCTGGGCGCGGTTTGTATCGATGCAGCCTCACTATAACCTCATCTACAGAGAAGAGGAGCGCGAAATGTTGCCGCTCTGTTTAAGCGAAGGGATCGGTGTTGTTCCTTGGAGCCCGCTCGCTCGCGGCCGGCTCGCTGGCCGGGCCGAGGGAGAAACCACGCGCAGTCAGACGGACGGCACGGCGCGGGCGCTCTACGACCGGACAAAGGCCGCCGACGATGCAGTTGTCGCCGGCCTGAAGGCGGTGGCCGAGCGTCACGGACGGCCGATGGCGCAGGTCGCATATGCCTGGGTCGCGAGCCGCCCGGCCATCACCGCGCCGATCGTCGGCATTTCGAAGCCGGGGCAGTTCGCGGATGCGGTCGAAGCGCTGGAGATCAGGTTGAGCGAGCAGGATGTTGCAGAGCTCGAACAGCATTACCTTCCCAAGTCGATCGCCGGGCATGCCTAGCCGAGCCTTCGGTTGGAGTGCGTTCTGGTAAAAAGAGCATCCCGTCAAGGTGTCGGCGGCTCGGGCCCTTGAGAGCATCCACTCTGGTAAGCGAGCCGCCGTTAACGGCTAGGATGTCCGTCGCTTCAACCACGCTGGCGGCTGTCCGCGGAGACCTCTGTCCGGCGCCCTGCCGCAAAAAGAGACAATAGGCATGAGAGGGACATTGGGTCGGTTCACAAAACCGGACAGCCCCCTCGACGATGTTCCAATCCTTGCGGGGATTTCTCCTGGTACAAAGGCAGAATTACGGCTTCATCTCACCCAGCTTCGTCAGCAGCGCCGCCCCCGTCTTGATCCCGGCAACGAACAGATCGAGCTTCAGGTTTTCGTTCGGCGCGTGGTTCGCCTCGTCCGCATTGGCGTAAGGCACGACAAACGCCGGCTTCTTCAGGATCTTGGTGAACACGTAGTCCGGAAGCGAGCCGCCGACGGTCGGGTAGAGCAGCGGCTCGACGCCGCGGGCGGTGAAGATGGCGTCCTGGATGACCTGCGCGAACGGGCTGTCCATCGGCGTCTTCGACGGCAGCATGGCGTTGAGCGGTACGAATTCCACGTCCGGTGCGTGAGCTGCGACATGCGCCCGCACCTTTTCGAACACGTAGTCCGGCGTCAGGCTCTCGACCAGGCGGATGTCACATTTGGCAAACGCCTCGCAGGGTAGAACCGTC
Coding sequences:
- a CDS encoding aldo/keto reductase gives rise to the protein MEYINLGRTGLKVSRLALGCMTFGSSEWAPWVLDLEDSAKILKQAVDLGINFFDTADMYSLGKSEEITGKVLLDLVPRHKLVIATKLFHPMSSDINDRSLSRKHILDAVDGSLRRLGTDYIDLYQLHRFDYGTPIEETLDALNDVVRAGKVRYLGASSMHAWQFMKAIGLQRQNGWARFVSMQPHYNLIYREEEREMLPLCLSEGIGVVPWSPLARGRLAGRAEGETTRSQTDGTARALYDRTKAADDAVVAGLKAVAERHGRPMAQVAYAWVASRPAITAPIVGISKPGQFADAVEALEIRLSEQDVAELEQHYLPKSIAGHA